One stretch of Solenopsis invicta isolate M01_SB chromosome 16, UNIL_Sinv_3.0, whole genome shotgun sequence DNA includes these proteins:
- the LOC105204727 gene encoding NADH-ubiquinone oxidoreductase subunit 8: MMSPLQIIAQTRKFAPKFLRIIPNGVNICLSRNKYYYVREDKDKTWTDIMEAATTHMFVLELIRGFGIVLSQVFREPATINYPFEKGPLSPRFRGEHALRRYPSGEERCIACKLCEAICPAQAITIEAEERADGSRRTTRYDIDMSKCIYCGFCQEACPVDAIVEGPNFEFSTETHEEMLYNKEKLLNNGDKWESEIASNIHADHLYR, translated from the exons ATGATGAGTCCCTTGCAAATAATTGCGCAAACCAGAAAATTTG CTCCAAAATTTCTTAGGATTATTCCAAATGGAGTAAATATATGTTTGAgtcgaaataaatattactatgtAAGAGAGGACAAAGATAAAACCTGGACAGATATTATGGAAGCTGCTACTACGCATATGTTTGTTCTTGAACTTATTCGAGGATTTGGAATTGTTTTGTCTCAGGTATTTCGAGAACCAGCGACGATAAATTATCCTTTTGAAAAAGGACCTTTGAGTCCTCGGTTTAGGGGAGAACACGCATTAAGAAG GTATCCTTCTGGAGAAGAAAGATGCATCGCTTGTAAATTATGTGAAGCTATATGTCCTGCACAAGCTATTACAATTGAGGCAGAAGAAAGAGCAGATGGATCTCGACGAACTACAAGATACGACATTGATATGTCTAAATGTATCTATTGTGGTTTTTGCCAGGAAGCTTGTCCAGTAGACGCTATTGTTGAG gGTCCCAACTTTGAATTTTCAACTGAAACTCATGAGGAAATGCTGTACAACAaggaaaaacttttaaataatggaGATAAGTGGGAATCTGAAATTGCTAGTAATATCCATGCGGATCATTTGTATCGTTAA
- the LOC105204728 gene encoding fatty-acid amide hydrolase 2-B, giving the protein MLLKIRILFSIINVIYAIFCRILLFIYKKPSCIPPITHPIHMWSATTLARKIRQKEITSYEVVEAYISRIKEVNPFLNATVDERFSDALIEAKSCDEQLKKGEFDIETLEKCKPLYGVPITIKESLAVKGLSHTGCTLPRKGVKADHDAVVVEMVRNAGAIPLCVTNTPELCLAYDSTNLLYGRTCNPYDTRYSPGGSSGGEGALLGAGASVMGIGSDMAGSIRLPAFLNGVFGHKPTPGIVSTNGHFPYTDNAFFQTILTIGPMTKYAEDLSLLMKVMTSKCNHDLRLDAPVDLRQIKIYYREGLDTTFGVLPMPLKIVECIQQAANHFVRYDIPVKKLPIEWPVTIPEITLTQLSQVKDRPRLLLDANHSKEQEKPTVELMKALFGLSQYTKQMLTFAVSFQPNFPFTKSEISYYSKQTDELRQKLLDLLGDDGVLIYPTFRKQFLPQLLLCELLSFSSCALFNIFGCPATHVPMGLDHEGMPVGVQIIAAPYQDRLCLAVAKELEMTFGGWVPPSVSIGVFEGVDDDKDDDDDDDDGDGDGDGNDDDDGDGDGDGNDDDDDGDGGEQPM; this is encoded by the exons ATGCTGCTGAAAATACGTATATTGTTTAGTATCATAAACgttatatatgcaatattttgtCGCATCTTATTGTTCATTTATAAGAAACCGTCATGTATACCTCCGATAACACATCCGATACACATGTGGAGTGCCACGACGCTCGCTAGAAAAATAAGACAGAAAGAG attacGAGCTACGAAGTAGTGGAAGCATATATTTCGCgcattaaagaagtaaatcctTTTTTAAACGCTACCGTTGATGAACGATTTTCCGATGCACTAATCGAGGCGAAAAGTTGTGACGAGCAATTAAAAAAAGGCGAATTTGATATTGAAACTTTAGAGAAATGTAAACCGCTGTACGGTGTTCCAATTACCATTAAGGAAAGTCTTGCTGTAAAAG GCTTGAGCCACACAGGTTGCACTTTGCCTCGTAAAGGAGTGAAGGCGGATCACGATGCAGTGGTTGTCGAAATGGTCCGGAATGCCGGTGCGATACCATTGTGCGTTACAAATACGCCGGAGTTGTGCCTTGCTTACGATAGCACGAATCTGTTGTACGGTCGCACCTGTAATCCTTATGACACTAGGTATTCACCCGGTGGATCGTCCGGTGGAGAG GGTGCATTGCTCGGAGCAGGTGCTTCCGTAATGGGTATTGGTTCGGACATGGCTGGCTCTATAAGACTGCCGGCTTTTCTAAATGGCGTTTTCGGGCACAAACCCACGCCTG GAATTGTTTCGACTAACGGACACTTCCCATACACCGATAACGCATTCTTTCAAACGATCCTGACCATCGGTCCAATGACCAAATACGCCGAAGATCTCAGTCTGCTTATGAAAGTGATGACATCGAAATGCAATCACGATTTACGTCTAGATGCACCGGTGGATTTGAGGCAAATAAAGATCTATTATCGAGAAGGTTTGGACACGACGTTCGGCGTATTGCCAATGCCACTGAAAATTGTGGAATGCATTCAGCAAGCCGCTAATCATTTTGTTCGATACGATATTCCTGTGAAGAAG TTACCGATAGAATGGCCAGTTACGATTCCCGAAATTACGTTAACTCAACTTTCGCAAGTAAAGGATAGGCCTCGATTGCTACTGGATGCGAACCATTCCAAG GAACAGGAAAAGCCAACCGTCGAATTGATGAAAGCTCTATTCGGTTTATCGCAATACACGAAGCAGATGCTTACCTTCGCTGTATCGTTTCAACCGAATTTTCCGTTCACGAAGTCAGAGATATCGTATTACTCGAAGCAGACAGACGAGCTTCGACAGAAACTACTG GATCTGTTGGGGGACGATGGAGTACTTATTTATCCAACCTTCCGAAAACAGTTTCTTCCGCAACTTCTGCTATGCGAATTATTATCCTTTTCGAGTTGTgctttattcaatattttcggCTGTCCCGCGACGCACGTTCCGATGGGATTGGATCATGAAGGGATGCCAGTAGGCGTTcag ATCATAGCCGCGCCTTATCAAGACCGTCTCTGTCTGGCGGTTGCAAAAGAGCTGGAGATGACCTTTGGTGGATGGGTGCCACCATCGGTATCGATAGGCGTGTTTGAAGGCGTCGACGACGACAaagacgatgacgacgacgacgacgacggcgacggcgacggcgacggcaacgacgacgacgacggcgacggcgacggcgacggcaacgacgacgacgacgacggcgatggCGGAGAGCAGCCAATGTGA